In Synergistaceae bacterium, a single window of DNA contains:
- a CDS encoding VOC family protein, whose amino-acid sequence MDLKFAHFNFNVLNLTESMDFYKKALGLEEVRRKEGEGFTLVYLGDGTTCFELELTWLHDRTEPYDLGESEFHLAFVVDDYETAHRLHKDMGCICFENEAMGIYFIEDPDGYWLEIIPERR is encoded by the coding sequence ATGGATCTGAAATTTGCGCATTTTAACTTCAATGTGCTCAACTTAACGGAGAGTATGGATTTTTATAAGAAGGCACTTGGACTCGAAGAAGTGCGTCGCAAGGAGGGAGAAGGATTTACGCTTGTCTATCTTGGTGATGGCACGACATGTTTTGAGCTTGAGCTGACTTGGCTGCATGACAGGACGGAGCCGTATGACCTTGGGGAGAGCGAATTTCATCTTGCGTTTGTAGTTGATGATTACGAAACAGCGCATAGACTTCATAAGGATATGGGATGCATCTGTTTTGAGAATGAGGCAATGGGCATATATTTTATCGAAGACCCTGATGGCTATTGGCTGGAGATCATTCCCGAAAGGAGATGA
- a CDS encoding 4Fe-4S binding protein has product MRKIIKIDESRCDGCGICAEACHEGAIIVEDGKAKLVSETYCDGLGDCIGECPQGAISFEMREAAAYDEAAVKARTSAEKASSSEDKLPCGCPGSMAKELKSAKSDPQRQKEAAMQESELTNWPVQLKLVPVQAPYLAGAHLLIAADCTAFACPNFHRDLLADKVCLVGCPKLDEVEPYIDKLVQIIKLHGIEEIDVAYMEVPCCGGLVRLVEEAVAKSGTSVTLKLVKLALNGKFLEVRQIFPS; this is encoded by the coding sequence ATGAGAAAGATAATTAAGATCGACGAGAGCAGGTGCGACGGCTGCGGGATATGTGCGGAAGCCTGCCACGAAGGCGCAATTATAGTAGAAGACGGAAAGGCTAAACTTGTGAGCGAAACATATTGTGACGGTCTTGGGGACTGTATAGGCGAATGCCCGCAAGGAGCGATATCGTTTGAAATGCGGGAGGCTGCAGCTTACGATGAAGCAGCGGTAAAAGCCCGTACGTCCGCTGAAAAAGCATCCTCCTCCGAAGATAAGCTGCCTTGCGGATGTCCCGGTTCTATGGCAAAGGAGCTCAAGTCGGCGAAATCGGATCCCCAGCGGCAGAAAGAAGCAGCAATGCAGGAATCAGAGCTCACCAACTGGCCGGTGCAGTTAAAACTGGTCCCGGTACAGGCCCCGTATCTTGCAGGTGCGCATCTTCTTATCGCTGCTGATTGTACTGCATTTGCATGCCCCAACTTCCATAGAGATCTGCTCGCTGATAAAGTATGCCTTGTAGGATGCCCTAAGCTGGACGAAGTTGAGCCATATATAGACAAACTGGTGCAGATCATAAAACTCCATGGCATCGAAGAAATAGATGTCGCCTATATGGAGGTACCATGTTGCGGCGGCTTGGTCAGGCTCGTGGAAGAAGCTGTTGCAAAATCAGGAACGTCAGTGACACTTAAGCTTGTCAAGCTTGCGCTTAACGGGAAATTTCTTGAGGTAAGGCAGATATTCCCAAGTTGA
- a CDS encoding MarR family transcriptional regulator — MDMEKITDAQIQKLLRLSDLWRRYDQVYSEWAQKHGVSTNVMTLIEEMHIRPDGVEPAEIADYLGIPRQTMTTTLDWLEKRGLLGRFPHVTDRRRKVIRFTPEGEVLAGNLVDELHKWELEALSTIDEAECKAAFRTVRRFCDELERGLHNSAGRSEDKP; from the coding sequence ATGGATATGGAGAAAATAACGGACGCGCAGATACAGAAATTGCTCAGACTTTCTGACCTTTGGAGACGATATGATCAGGTATATTCTGAATGGGCTCAGAAACACGGGGTCTCTACGAACGTCATGACTTTGATCGAAGAGATGCATATAAGGCCTGATGGCGTGGAGCCGGCTGAGATTGCTGACTATCTTGGCATACCACGCCAGACAATGACTACGACGCTTGACTGGCTCGAAAAACGCGGCTTGCTTGGCCGCTTTCCTCATGTGACGGACCGGCGCAGAAAAGTAATAAGGTTTACGCCGGAAGGTGAGGTGCTGGCCGGAAATCTTGTTGATGAACTGCATAAATGGGAGCTTGAAGCCCTATCGACAATAGACGAAGCGGAATGCAAAGCGGCCTTTCGCACAGTAAGGCGGTTCTGTGATGAGTTGGAGCGAGGGCTTCACAACAGTGCCGGCAGATCAGAGGACAAACCGTAA
- a CDS encoding MATE family efflux transporter, whose product MFHAADHRQLIKLFSMFVIPSIASQLLSGIYTLVDGFFIGMCVGESGLASVGLAFPFTVFVTAVGSGIGVGGGALISMSLGRKRGKLAERIFGSMIFLMICASFITAVCFTAMSRPLLSLYGVSPEVADMSFLYARILFFGSPAQVITMGMLGAVRNSGFPRKAMRIMISGFLVNIILDWLWVVTFPFGIAGAAWATVASQVFTAVLLSLHFMHAGSQVRFRKKYIIRICPSISARVLSMGMSPFGVQVSSAVTMIMHNWQALVYGGDAGVAAYAVIGYIVPVGIMLEEGVAEGIQPLISFYHGAGLYARRRIMARMGFAAAVVLGLACSLFVYLSNLLVPEFFSMRGEAAAIAARGLRLSVLMFPFLGIAKVGASYFQAVGKLHNASFLTYGDPFVLLPLFLWILPIFFGLDGVWVAMTFSNIALCLVFMLLWKRELQRRLPLSAVNTWWGY is encoded by the coding sequence GTGTTTCACGCAGCAGATCATAGGCAATTAATCAAGCTGTTTTCCATGTTTGTTATCCCATCGATAGCTTCTCAGCTTTTGAGCGGTATATATACGCTTGTAGATGGATTCTTCATAGGGATGTGTGTTGGGGAATCCGGGCTCGCATCTGTCGGTCTGGCGTTTCCATTTACAGTTTTCGTGACCGCAGTCGGATCTGGGATAGGTGTAGGCGGAGGTGCGCTTATTTCTATGAGCCTGGGTCGCAAACGCGGAAAACTAGCTGAACGCATATTTGGCTCAATGATCTTTCTTATGATATGCGCATCGTTTATTACCGCCGTATGTTTTACCGCAATGAGCAGGCCTCTGCTTTCACTTTACGGCGTCTCGCCGGAAGTGGCCGATATGTCGTTTTTGTATGCCAGGATCCTTTTCTTCGGTTCTCCGGCACAGGTTATCACAATGGGAATGCTTGGGGCTGTGCGCAACTCTGGTTTCCCTAGGAAGGCAATGCGTATAATGATCTCCGGTTTTCTTGTGAACATTATTTTGGACTGGCTGTGGGTCGTAACCTTCCCGTTCGGTATAGCCGGCGCGGCATGGGCTACGGTTGCCTCTCAGGTCTTTACCGCCGTGCTGCTTTCACTGCACTTTATGCATGCGGGTTCGCAAGTCAGGTTCAGAAAAAAATATATCATAAGAATATGTCCTTCTATTAGCGCCAGGGTACTATCTATGGGCATGTCGCCGTTTGGGGTCCAGGTTTCATCGGCAGTTACAATGATCATGCACAATTGGCAGGCGCTTGTTTACGGCGGAGATGCGGGTGTCGCTGCTTACGCGGTCATCGGATATATCGTGCCGGTAGGAATAATGTTGGAAGAAGGGGTTGCGGAGGGAATTCAGCCGCTTATCAGTTTCTATCATGGGGCTGGGCTATATGCACGCAGACGGATAATGGCTCGGATGGGCTTTGCCGCCGCTGTAGTTTTAGGGCTGGCATGTTCGCTTTTTGTCTATCTCTCCAATTTATTGGTTCCAGAGTTTTTCTCCATGAGGGGGGAAGCTGCGGCTATCGCTGCACGCGGACTTCGCTTGTCCGTTCTTATGTTCCCTTTCCTTGGCATAGCAAAAGTAGGGGCGTCATATTTTCAGGCTGTAGGAAAACTGCACAATGCTTCTTTCCTTACTTATGGGGATCCTTTTGTGCTGCTGCCTCTTTTTCTATGGATACTGCCGATATTTTTCGGACTTGACGGTGTCTGGGTCGCTATGACATTTTCAAATATTGCATTATGTCTTGTATTTATGCTATTGTGGAAGAGGGAATTGCAAAGAAGACTGCCGCTGTCAGCAGTTAATACGTGGTGGGGGTATTAA
- a CDS encoding Rrf2 family transcriptional regulator, protein MARVAGFSEATYIALHSMVLIAENGGERISIKDMAARLHVSEAHLAKVIMRLSHSGLIDTVRGPKGGAVLARLPEEISFLQILESIDGPLERSECVFGRRTCVYQSCIFEGFLKRLTEEAREWLAKRNLADFINTGTGVKTNEKDN, encoded by the coding sequence ATGGCCAGAGTAGCAGGTTTCAGTGAAGCGACTTACATTGCACTGCACAGTATGGTCCTTATCGCTGAGAATGGGGGAGAGAGGATATCCATAAAGGATATGGCTGCCAGGCTGCATGTTTCGGAAGCTCATCTTGCGAAAGTGATTATGCGTCTTTCACATTCAGGGCTTATAGATACGGTAAGGGGGCCAAAGGGAGGGGCGGTACTAGCCAGGCTGCCTGAGGAGATAAGCTTTCTTCAGATATTAGAGTCGATAGATGGACCGTTGGAAAGATCAGAATGCGTTTTCGGCAGGAGGACATGCGTTTATCAATCATGCATATTCGAAGGATTTCTCAAAAGACTGACAGAAGAAGCCAGAGAATGGCTGGCAAAACGTAACTTGGCTGATTTCATAAATACGGGTACGGGAGTGAAAACCAATGAGAAAGATAATTAA
- a CDS encoding aminotransferase class IV: MPPEECSLPVTDLLIQRGIGVFDSIRTYGKKIFAMPQHLERLAASAKQCGIEAGGIMEELPGIIHQGVKHGSAPHGDIVIKPYITGGKINNRGHFPEPDFFVLFEEVHMLTADEIKKGVSLKPVRMERPYPETKSTNYLFGYIPMSNARDSDFETLYIVNNEITESATSSFFLCKDGKVITAPVGRVLRGITREILLTLLRENGFKIEERCPLESELAEADETFISGSVKEVLPVVRVGEQVIGNGVPGPATAHIHHLFLTNMERWLED; the protein is encoded by the coding sequence ATGCCCCCAGAGGAATGCAGCTTGCCGGTCACAGATCTCCTGATCCAGAGGGGAATAGGAGTCTTCGATTCGATAAGGACATATGGCAAAAAAATATTTGCTATGCCGCAGCACCTTGAAAGACTAGCGGCAAGCGCGAAGCAGTGCGGGATCGAAGCAGGCGGAATAATGGAAGAACTTCCCGGAATAATTCATCAGGGAGTAAAACATGGATCGGCCCCACATGGTGACATCGTCATAAAACCATATATCACCGGTGGAAAGATAAACAACCGTGGACACTTCCCTGAACCTGACTTTTTTGTTCTCTTCGAAGAGGTCCACATGCTGACAGCGGATGAAATTAAGAAAGGCGTATCACTGAAGCCCGTCCGAATGGAAAGGCCTTATCCGGAGACAAAGAGCACAAACTACCTGTTTGGATATATACCCATGTCTAACGCAAGAGACAGTGACTTCGAGACCCTTTACATCGTCAATAACGAGATAACTGAATCGGCAACGAGCAGCTTCTTCCTCTGTAAGGACGGCAAGGTTATCACCGCCCCTGTCGGCAGGGTTCTCAGAGGGATAACAAGAGAGATACTTCTCACGCTCTTGCGCGAAAACGGTTTCAAAATAGAAGAGAGATGCCCTCTCGAGAGCGAACTGGCTGAGGCAGATGAGACGTTCATATCAGGCTCGGTAAAAGAAGTCCTCCCTGTTGTACGTGTGGGGGAACAGGTCATCGGCAACGGGGTCCCAGGCCCGGCAACAGCGCATATACATCATTTATTTTTGACCAATATGGAGCGCTGGCTGGAAGATTAG
- the hcp gene encoding hydroxylamine reductase, which translates to MFCYQCEQTAKGTGCTVTGVCGKNPETAAMQDLLLHETMLLAKAALDAGKDTAPVAKRVIENLFTTVTNVNFDPETIAEMVRATRKERASVSGTCSCGCDAKEESFAELVASAKDFSPQADIDKYGADLGGLRWLAIYGLKGMAAYADHARILGQTDRSVDRFFLEALSELLNKDITIDSMLALNLRIGEVNLHVMELLDAGNTGTYGHPEPTMVRVTPVKGKAILVSGHDLADLEELLKQTEGKGINVYTHGEMLPCNAYPGLKKYPHLVGNYGGAWQDQQKEFEQFPGAILMTTNCIQKPKDSYMARIFTSGLVQWPGAVHIKDRNFAPVIKAALEAPGFSEDGPEKKIMIGFARNAVLGAAGKVAELVNSGKIRHFFLIGGCDGAKPGRNYYTEFAEKAPKDTVILTLACGKYRFNKMEFGDIEGIPRLLDCGQCNDAYSAIRIAVALAEVFKTDVNGLPLSFILSWYEQKAVCILLTLLYLGIKDIRLGPSLPAFIGPAVLGVLIEKFGIKPIGTAEDDLKAILG; encoded by the coding sequence ATGTTTTGTTATCAGTGTGAACAGACTGCAAAAGGAACAGGCTGTACCGTAACGGGAGTTTGCGGCAAAAATCCAGAGACGGCTGCAATGCAGGATCTTCTCTTGCATGAGACTATGCTGTTGGCGAAGGCTGCGCTTGATGCGGGAAAAGATACCGCGCCTGTAGCGAAAAGGGTCATAGAGAACCTATTTACAACTGTCACAAACGTTAACTTTGATCCTGAGACCATCGCCGAAATGGTAAGGGCCACGAGGAAAGAGAGGGCGTCTGTCTCTGGTACTTGCTCCTGCGGATGTGATGCAAAAGAAGAATCTTTTGCCGAACTTGTTGCATCAGCTAAGGACTTTTCTCCGCAGGCAGATATAGACAAGTACGGCGCAGACCTTGGCGGGCTGAGATGGCTTGCAATTTACGGGTTGAAAGGTATGGCGGCTTATGCGGACCATGCGAGGATTTTGGGGCAGACAGACAGGAGCGTTGACAGGTTTTTCCTTGAGGCGTTGTCTGAACTGCTGAACAAAGATATCACGATTGATTCCATGCTTGCGCTCAATCTCAGAATAGGGGAAGTCAATCTCCACGTTATGGAGCTTCTTGATGCCGGCAACACCGGTACATATGGACACCCGGAACCAACTATGGTCCGTGTCACACCGGTAAAAGGCAAGGCAATACTTGTCTCTGGACATGATCTTGCAGACCTTGAGGAACTGCTGAAGCAGACAGAGGGCAAGGGCATCAATGTATATACACATGGTGAGATGCTGCCCTGCAATGCATATCCCGGACTTAAAAAATATCCCCATCTCGTTGGCAACTATGGCGGAGCGTGGCAGGATCAGCAGAAGGAGTTTGAACAGTTCCCCGGTGCTATCCTGATGACCACCAACTGTATCCAGAAACCAAAGGATAGTTATATGGCACGTATCTTTACCAGCGGCCTTGTTCAGTGGCCCGGTGCGGTACACATCAAGGACAGAAACTTTGCCCCCGTGATAAAGGCGGCGCTTGAAGCCCCAGGGTTCAGCGAAGACGGGCCGGAAAAGAAAATAATGATAGGTTTTGCTCGCAATGCTGTCCTTGGGGCGGCAGGTAAGGTCGCAGAACTTGTCAACAGCGGAAAGATCCGCCACTTCTTCCTCATTGGCGGCTGCGACGGAGCAAAGCCAGGTCGCAATTATTATACTGAATTTGCGGAGAAGGCGCCTAAGGACACGGTTATCCTGACTCTTGCCTGCGGGAAATACCGCTTCAACAAAATGGAGTTTGGGGATATCGAAGGAATACCCCGTCTGCTTGACTGTGGACAGTGCAATGACGCCTACTCGGCGATAAGGATAGCAGTCGCGCTTGCTGAAGTTTTTAAAACAGACGTCAACGGGCTGCCGCTCTCGTTTATCCTTTCTTGGTATGAACAAAAAGCCGTATGTATACTTCTGACTCTGCTGTACCTCGGCATCAAGGACATAAGGCTTGGGCCAAGTCTCCCTGCGTTCATCGGTCCTGCGGTGCTTGGCGTCCTCATCGAGAAGTTCGGGATCAAACCGATAGGAACGGCGGAGGATGACCTTAAGGCAATACTCGGATAA
- a CDS encoding sodium:alanine symporter family protein, with protein MEMIWKINGIVNSIVWGPWMLTLLVGTGVWLTFYLGFPQLRYFGLMFHEVIGKIRQKSEEEGRISSFAAMATALAATVGTGNIAGVATALHLGGPGALVWMLISAIFGMTTKFCEVTLAVRYREKDEMGEYRGGTMYILENGLGMKWLAVLFALFAFLASFGIGNMVQSNSTTEGIALAFGIPHIYTAVVLAILTGLVIWGGITRIATVTVYLVPFMAIFYIIGALAVIFNHLDALPGAISTAFQGAFGDPMAIPGALAGWAVKTAITRGIARGVFSNEAGLGSAPMVHCTARVDHPVRQGLYGLFEVFMDTIVICTLTATAILTTGVLTSEPSLTGAQLSLTAFSSTLGGAGSMILSLALSLFAFSTILGWYWYGETALVYLCKGSSMIKPFKVVWIALVVLGGWGGAEILVNLWDLADTLNGLMAIPNLVGLLLLSRELKRLVVDFDGKIKSGELKR; from the coding sequence ATGGAAATGATTTGGAAGATTAACGGGATCGTCAACAGTATAGTCTGGGGCCCATGGATGCTGACTCTGCTTGTAGGAACAGGCGTTTGGCTCACTTTTTATCTCGGCTTTCCACAATTACGTTATTTTGGGCTTATGTTTCACGAAGTTATAGGAAAAATCAGACAGAAAAGCGAAGAAGAGGGACGTATCTCGTCGTTTGCGGCTATGGCTACCGCTCTTGCCGCCACAGTAGGGACAGGTAATATCGCAGGCGTTGCGACAGCACTCCACCTCGGTGGTCCCGGTGCACTTGTTTGGATGCTCATATCAGCAATCTTCGGAATGACTACAAAGTTCTGTGAAGTAACGCTCGCGGTCCGTTATCGTGAGAAGGATGAGATGGGTGAGTACCGCGGCGGAACTATGTATATCCTTGAAAACGGGCTTGGAATGAAATGGCTGGCAGTGCTGTTCGCATTATTTGCATTTCTCGCCTCCTTCGGCATAGGCAACATGGTACAGTCCAACTCCACTACGGAAGGTATCGCGCTGGCGTTCGGGATCCCGCATATTTATACGGCGGTCGTGCTGGCCATCCTTACCGGACTGGTTATATGGGGCGGTATTACACGTATCGCAACAGTTACGGTTTATCTTGTTCCCTTCATGGCTATTTTCTACATTATTGGCGCATTGGCCGTTATTTTCAATCACTTGGACGCGCTTCCGGGAGCTATAAGTACGGCGTTCCAGGGGGCGTTCGGAGATCCTATGGCGATTCCCGGTGCTCTCGCTGGCTGGGCCGTCAAGACAGCTATCACACGCGGGATCGCGCGCGGCGTGTTCTCTAACGAAGCCGGTCTTGGCTCTGCCCCTATGGTACACTGCACGGCAAGGGTGGACCATCCGGTACGTCAGGGACTCTATGGTCTGTTTGAAGTTTTCATGGATACTATCGTAATATGCACGCTGACTGCAACAGCGATCCTTACGACCGGGGTTCTTACAAGTGAGCCGAGCCTCACCGGAGCCCAGCTCTCACTTACGGCATTCTCCTCGACTCTTGGCGGTGCAGGTTCGATGATTCTTTCTCTGGCACTTTCCCTGTTTGCATTTTCTACAATACTTGGCTGGTACTGGTACGGAGAGACTGCTCTCGTTTATCTCTGCAAAGGGTCATCGATGATAAAGCCGTTTAAGGTGGTTTGGATCGCATTGGTTGTGCTCGGTGGATGGGGCGGAGCTGAAATACTGGTGAATCTCTGGGATCTGGCCGATACACTCAACGGCCTTATGGCGATACCCAACCTTGTAGGACTTCTGCTGCTCTCTAGGGAACTAAAGCGTCTCGTCGTTGATTTTGACGGCAAAATCAAATCCGGAGAGCTTAAGAGATAA
- a CDS encoding amino acid racemase, which produces MNEKILGVLGGMGPAASAEFMKILAEKVPAGMDQDHPVVYMLSDPKIPDRSRAIVGDGKSPESQIRGDLEKLIEWGAEVLAVPCNTAHYFIDRFRSELSVPLVHIVEATLEEAVKNAPDGAWMVSSLGTVRAGIYQTAAEKMGYRLFIPPEDIQRQMQEVITFVKSGDIKNAAQKMEASVDALWRIKEISIITACTELPLAYDASSLPLERNISSLNALADACIKEIGC; this is translated from the coding sequence ATGAATGAAAAGATTTTGGGAGTTCTCGGTGGGATGGGCCCCGCGGCATCGGCTGAATTCATGAAGATACTCGCAGAGAAGGTCCCGGCAGGAATGGATCAGGACCACCCCGTCGTATATATGCTTTCGGATCCAAAAATACCTGACCGCAGCCGTGCAATAGTAGGGGATGGAAAAAGTCCGGAATCACAGATAAGAGGCGATCTTGAAAAACTTATAGAGTGGGGTGCGGAAGTTTTAGCGGTCCCGTGTAATACGGCGCATTATTTCATTGACAGGTTCAGGAGTGAACTCTCTGTCCCGCTTGTCCATATTGTTGAAGCAACGCTTGAAGAAGCAGTGAAAAACGCTCCGGATGGAGCGTGGATGGTTTCTTCTCTGGGAACTGTCCGTGCGGGTATATACCAGACAGCTGCGGAGAAAATGGGATACAGGCTCTTCATCCCGCCCGAAGATATACAAAGACAGATGCAGGAGGTCATAACATTTGTAAAATCAGGGGACATAAAAAATGCAGCGCAAAAAATGGAAGCATCAGTGGATGCCCTTTGGAGAATTAAGGAAATATCCATAATTACAGCGTGCACAGAGCTGCCGCTTGCCTATGACGCTTCATCACTGCCGCTTGAGAGAAACATTTCCAGTCTGAACGCCCTTGCAGATGCCTGCATAAAAGAGATAGGCTGCTAA
- a CDS encoding homoserine dehydrogenase, giving the protein MMNRIALVGCGNVGTALLEILHEKRCELDKRYGFKYRVTLITDLMKGTILDPEGLDLENILHVIHKDRTFAGLSQAKGTFAELLEKSGANMLAEATPTDLKTGEPGLTHIREALSRGIDVATSNKGPIAIAYDELNKLAADCGAELCYEGVVMSGTPLIQMVRQGMAGCSVTKIEGILNGTTNFILSKMDAGATYAEALEEATSLGYAEADPSRDIEGWDAAVKVSILAKLLFGQNIPVSEVDRTGITVITPEKICEARQAGYAVKLIAGIEKGAFGIHAYVKPKEIPLAHPLASIDGATNAVTITTDNLGEVTLIGPGAGRRETGQALLSDLISMSL; this is encoded by the coding sequence GTGATGAATAGAATCGCACTTGTCGGCTGCGGCAATGTCGGAACGGCGCTGCTTGAGATACTACATGAGAAACGTTGTGAACTTGATAAGAGGTATGGCTTCAAGTATAGGGTTACCTTGATAACCGACCTTATGAAGGGCACAATACTTGACCCGGAAGGCCTTGATCTGGAAAATATCCTTCATGTGATACATAAGGACAGGACTTTTGCCGGACTTTCCCAGGCAAAAGGGACTTTTGCGGAGCTACTTGAGAAGTCCGGTGCGAATATGCTTGCCGAGGCAACCCCGACAGACCTGAAGACAGGGGAACCGGGGCTTACTCACATCAGGGAGGCTCTGTCACGCGGCATAGACGTCGCGACTTCCAACAAGGGACCTATAGCCATTGCTTACGATGAACTCAATAAACTTGCAGCTGACTGCGGGGCTGAACTTTGTTACGAAGGCGTAGTAATGAGCGGCACACCGCTCATTCAGATGGTGCGCCAGGGGATGGCAGGATGCTCGGTAACAAAAATAGAAGGGATCCTTAACGGAACTACAAATTTTATACTCTCAAAAATGGACGCAGGCGCAACATACGCAGAAGCACTCGAGGAAGCAACTTCTCTCGGCTATGCCGAGGCTGATCCATCCAGAGATATTGAGGGCTGGGACGCTGCCGTTAAAGTCTCCATCCTTGCTAAGCTGCTTTTTGGCCAAAATATCCCCGTCTCAGAAGTAGACAGAACAGGCATAACCGTAATTACTCCGGAGAAAATCTGCGAAGCGAGACAAGCCGGCTATGCTGTCAAACTTATCGCCGGCATCGAAAAAGGAGCTTTTGGCATCCACGCTTACGTAAAACCTAAAGAAATCCCCTTGGCACACCCGCTGGCCTCTATAGACGGAGCAACAAACGCAGTTACGATAACTACCGACAACTTGGGTGAAGTCACTCTCATCGGACCCGGGGCAGGGCGCCGCGAGACGGGACAGGCACTGTTATCTGATTTGATATCGATGTCGCTGTAG
- a CDS encoding nitroreductase family protein — translation MNDFHELVLKRQSCRNYDGKPVDKKALLKCLEAARLAPSACNSQPWRFVTVTEPKTLKTLAKLVQIIGGNMFAEKAPVLIAVCEEACPELMPRVLERWDCKHFAHGDIGIAVAHLILQAADLGLATCVMGTFEEKDVKELLGIPEEQTVRVIIALGHPADSTIREKNRKPIEEIVRFVE, via the coding sequence ATGAATGATTTTCATGAACTCGTGCTGAAACGTCAAAGCTGCCGGAATTACGACGGCAAACCGGTGGACAAAAAGGCTCTGTTAAAATGTCTTGAGGCAGCACGTCTCGCTCCATCCGCATGCAACAGTCAGCCATGGCGCTTCGTTACAGTTACCGAACCGAAAACGCTGAAAACGCTTGCAAAACTCGTCCAGATAATCGGCGGGAACATGTTTGCAGAAAAAGCACCGGTGCTTATTGCGGTATGCGAGGAAGCATGCCCTGAACTAATGCCGCGCGTCCTTGAGAGATGGGACTGCAAACATTTCGCACATGGCGACATAGGCATTGCCGTAGCCCACCTGATCCTTCAGGCAGCCGATCTCGGCCTCGCCACATGCGTTATGGGAACGTTTGAGGAAAAGGACGTCAAAGAACTGCTTGGCATACCAGAAGAACAGACGGTACGCGTTATAATCGCGCTTGGGCATCCCGCAGACAGTACGATCCGCGAGAAAAACCGCAAACCGATTGAAGAAATAGTCCGGTTTGTAGAATAG